A stretch of Schistocerca americana isolate TAMUIC-IGC-003095 chromosome 3, iqSchAmer2.1, whole genome shotgun sequence DNA encodes these proteins:
- the LOC124606526 gene encoding zinc finger protein 64-like — protein sequence MSSTEVIAFDQRFGINSIDNNQRTDLYKCHMCCKTYKLQSSLVRHIKYECGKPPQFHCPYCTEKSHHKYNLEVHIKRKHKQVQESLIYFFFIAVVNASWTENALPSQLRTTNLGAAGMQTMLHDFDRNDKFHRMEPFVCSTCGRQYSRKDSLQRHVKYECGVEPQFYCPYCPERSRHKSNLRRHIILRHHSNVPWCDIV from the exons ATGTCATCTACTGAAGTAATTGCATTTGACCAAAGATTTGGCATAAACTCTATAGATAACAACCAGAGGACAGATCTTTACAAATGCCATATGTGTTGCAAAACCTACAAATTGCAGAGTTCTTTGGTGAGGCATATTAAATATGAGTGTGGAAAACCACCTCAGTTTCACTGTCCTTACTGCACTGAAAAAAGTCATCACAAATATAATTTAGAAGTGCATATTAAACGGAAACATAAACAGGTACAAGAGTCACTG ATTTACTTTTTCTTTATTGCAGTTGTTAATGCCTCATGGACTGAAAATGCCCTGCCATCTCAGTTGAGAACTACAAATCTTGGAGCAGCAGGGATGCAGACCATGTTACATGACTTTGATAGGAATGATAAGTTTCACAGAATGGAGCCATTTGTTTGCAGCACATGTGGTAGACAGTACTCAAGAAAAGACTCACTACAGCGACATGTTAAATATGAATGTGGAGTAGAACCTCAGTTCTACTGTCCATATTGCCCTGAAAGGAGTCGTCATAAAAGCAATCTTCGTCGGCACATAATACTACGTCATCACTCTAATGTGCCATGGTGTGACATTGTTTAG